From Apium graveolens cultivar Ventura chromosome 9, ASM990537v1, whole genome shotgun sequence, the proteins below share one genomic window:
- the LOC141684077 gene encoding uncharacterized protein LOC141684077, whose product MAEEAGMFVVQQTAGSVLCCKCGIPMTPNAANMCVKCLRSEVDITEGLQKHVIIIHCPECDTYLQPPRTWIKAQSESKELLTFCVKRVKNLNKVKLVDAGFIWTEPHSKRLKVKLKVQKEVLNGAVLEQTCTAEYVVQDQMCESCTRVQANPDQWVAAVQLRQHVSHRRTFFFLEQLILKHDAAARAIRITQMDQGIDFFFANRSHGVKFVEFLGKVAPVKSRSDKQLVSHDTKSNNYNYKHTFSVELCPICREDLICLPPKVSASLGHLGPLVICTKVSDNIVLLDPFTLRHCFLDADQYWRSAFKSLLSSRQLVEYIVLDIESCASEVIIGGSMYLLADAQVARLSDFGKNDTIFFVKTHLGHLLSPGDYALGYDLHTANTNDMELNKYKGFVLPDVVLIKKSYEEKHTKKRGKPRAWKLKSLGMEIDDSAKGKYDEEKMDAEYEQFLRDLEENPELRFNVSLYRNKEYQPSEMTSVTDGEDAPTVPLDELLGDLNLSEAETVYDDMKE is encoded by the coding sequence ATGGCTGAAGAAGCAGGGATGTTTGTGGTTCAACAAACTGCTGGCAGTGTTTTATGCTGCAAATGTGGTATTCCAATGACACCAAATGCAGCAAATATGTGTGTCAAGTGCTTACGTTCTGAAGTTGATATTACAGAGGGTTTACAAAAGCATGTAATTATCATTCATTGCCCGGAATGCGACACATATTTGCAGCCACCCAGGACATGGATTAAAGCACAATCTGAGTCAAAGGAACTCTTGACCTTTTGTGTAAAGAGAGTAAAGAATTTGAATAAAGTTAAGTTAGTCGATGCAGGGTTTATATGGACTGAGCCTCACTCCAAGAGGCTCAAAGTCAAACTGAAAGTACAGAAGGAGGTTCTTAATGGCGCAGTCCTTGAACAAACTTGTACAGCGGAGTATGTTGTACAAGATCAGATGTGTGAATCTTGCACTAGAGTGCAGGCTAATCCTGATCAGTGGGTGGCTGCAGTTCAACTGAGGCAGCATGTTTCTCACAGGAGAACCTTCTTCTTTTTGGAACAGCTTATACTTAAGCATGATGCAGCTGCACGTGCCATAAGAATTACACAGATGGACCAGGGAATTGATTTCTTTTTCGCTAATCGCAGTCACGGTGTAAAATTCGTAGAGTTTCTGGGTAAAGTTGCTCCAGTCAAAAGTCGGAGTGACAAACAGCTTGTGTCCCACGATACAAAGAGCAATAACTACAATTATAAGCACACTTTCTCTGTTGAACTCTGCCCAATCTGTCGTGAGGATCTGATCTGCCTCCCCCCAAAAGTTTCAGCCAGTTTAGGACATCTTGGTCCACTAGTGATCTGCACAAAAGTAAGCGACAATATTGTTTTACTGGATCCCTTCACTCTTAGACACTGTTTTTTGGATGCTGATCAATATTGGAGATCAGCTTTTAAGTCCCTGCTTTCTAGTAGGCAGCTTGTCGAATATATAGTGTTAGATATAGAGTCTTGTGCTTCTGAAGTAATTATTGGTGGGTCCATGTATCTTTTGGCTGATGCTCAAGTAGCACGTTTATCAGATTTTGGAAAGAACGATACTATATTTTTTGTAAAAACACATCTAGGCCATCTTTTATCCCCTGGGGATTATGCCCTTGGGTATGATTTGCACACTGCCAACACTAATGATATGGAACTAAATAAATACAAAGGTTTTGTCCTCCCGGATGTGGTTTTGATAAAAAAGAGCTATGAGGAGAAACATACGAAGAAGCGTGGGAAGCCTCGTGCTTGGAAGCTTAAATCTCTTGGCATGGAAATTGACGATTCTGCCAAGGGTAAATACGATGAAGAAAAGATGGATGCAGAATATGAACAATTTTTGAGAGACTTGGAGGAGAACCCTGAGTTAAGGTTTAATGTGTCATTGTACCGTAACAAAGAATACCAGCCATCAGAAATGACATCTGTAACTGATGGAGAGGATGCTCCTACTGTGCCTTTGGATGAGTTGCTAGGTGATCTAAATTTAAGTGAAGCAGAAACTGTTTATGATGACATGAAGGAATGA